TATCCACCCGGTAATCACTAACCACTTGATCGGCAATTTCCGAACGAAAGGTATCTACTGACAGAATCACACCGGGATAATGTTTTCTGACCAAATCCAATACAGGCAAAAGTCTCTTCCGTTCTTCATCAATGGGAATATGGTCTGCTCCCGGCCGGGAAGAATATCCTCCTATATCAATTATATCGGCACCCTCAGCAACAAGGCGTCCCACCTGATCCTTTATCGTCTTCTCCTGAAAATATCTGCCTCCGTCGTAAAATGAATCGGGGGTAACATTCAATACCCCCATCACTTTCGGCTTTGAAAGATCAAGCAAAGCTCCGTTACAATTGATCATGTATTTCCGGGAAAAAAATGTATCTTTATCTTCCATAACAATTCAGTCAATTTGAAAACAAAAGTATAAAAATTAACCAGAAGAACTCGCAAAGGTTTGAATTCAAAAAGAAAAGTTATTGCCAATGAATTTCATCAACATAGAAGGACTTGATGCATCCGGAAAATCCACCCAGATCCAGCTTCTCAGGCAATATTTCCAGGAGCATAACATACCCTGTAAATATCTGCATTTTCCAAGAACAGAATCACCTGTGTTTGGAAAGCTGATCGCCATGTTTCTCAGAGGGGAGCTGGGAGAGATCAACTCGGTCAACCCCTATCTGGTGGCCCTTATTTATGCCGGCGACAGAAATGATGCCAAAACCACCATTCAAAAATGGATGGAAGAAAATTACCTGGTCCTGGTTGACCGGTATGTTTATTCCAATATTGCTTTTCAGGGGGCAAAATTAGAGAATGACAAAGAAATAGAAGCCCTTACCGACTGGATTAAGTACCTAGAGTATGAGTACCATCAGATTCCCCGCCCGGA
The sequence above is drawn from the Bacteroidales bacterium genome and encodes:
- the tmk gene encoding dTMP kinase, producing the protein MNFINIEGLDASGKSTQIQLLRQYFQEHNIPCKYLHFPRTESPVFGKLIAMFLRGELGEINSVNPYLVALIYAGDRNDAKTTIQKWMEENYLVLVDRYVYSNIAFQGAKLENDKEIEALTDWIKYLEYEYHQIPRPDINLYLDVPAEFTKVQLKAKRRGTDREYLQGKEDIHEKDLGFQESVREIYLREISKEEDFKLIDCRDQSGKMLDSTHIRDKILQRLKL